acaacacagtacagtAAGCCCATTGGTTGATAACTGTCATGCTTTGACTGaccgtgacttcctgtgtatggaTAAACGGATGTTCGATtgtaatctaaacataacaagcatacattcataaacTTCTACACTGCCTTcatcatttgaaatgttcatcAAATGCTTAACAAATGAAGTAAGTGTGCTTTCATTGGCCTTCAATTAGAATGATATCAGTGTGTTTTAATAATGTTCATGTTGTGGgctttgtgtttgtgcatgacAGCCCAAAAGCCCCATGATGGTGATGGAGTACTGGACTGGCTGGTTTGATGCATGGGGAGACCTCCATCATGTCCTCTCCCCTGAGGGTAGGGTTATCAGCTTGTTTAATTACTTCAAGCTTTGTTGTGTCAAATGGCTCATAAGGCATCCATTTCTTCCTGTCATGCACCACGTTACATCACATTAAATATCTGTGACACCACTTGGTTAAATATTACATCTCGCCATAAAGATCtggcatttacaaaattacactAACTGATCAGATGGTGCTATAAAATGCAATTGGAATGCACATTTTGCAAGGTCACACCCCTTACCCCTTACAAACTCATGAAATTTGTGAGGAATGGCTAATTCCACTCATCACAAGTAATATACTTACATGATAGATTTTCCAGCATTTGgaaatttgtgaaaaacaaacaaacaaatatttggcTATTTGCATTTCGAAACGCCTCTAATTATCCATATATGGTCAAAATTATCACTGTAAAGTTTGTGTGGAATATACAATACCATAGCATAAAATGCAGCAACGCAACCAACAAATCAAAGAAAATGGTGCTAGTTTGAAATTTTGAgttagttcttttattttttaagcttgttgttgcttgctttaccagtaaaaaaaaaaaccttgctAAAGAAGTGACAATAAAGAAAATTCAAGTCACATTAGCACTGGCAAAACTGCTGTTCtttaaattaatatattaaacaatCCCCAAGAGGTCTCCCATCATCAACAGGTCCCTCTATAGCCCTGGTTCAAATGTCATCATTGCGGTACTGCAGAATGAAGGAGTCGTGCGTTCCCCATACTGCCATCACATAAAAGAGCATCTTTCACACTTAACATAAAACCGGGAATGATGTTCGATTCTCATAGTATTCTTAGGATGATGCTTTTATGTCAATCTGCGTGCCGTCTATACCCTTAGACTGTTTTTAGGAACACCTAAATgtcaaataaactgttaaactATGCTTAACTCCAACCTGTTGAGGAGCAGGGTATGTATAGTGTTTGTTTTACAGGCATTTATCATCCAGCTCACCCTGAGTTACATGCTAGAATAATAGGTTCCATTGTGAAATGCCCATTTGCCAAAACCTGAAGGTAGATTGCACCTCAATGTGCACCGGAATGGCATTTATATCTGTTtgcctctgtaaaataagttttCCAGACACAAATATGATATCTGCAGAGCCACATGTAAAAGTATTCTGGAATAATTGAAAGACTGACAATATTATTTCTGGAAAAATCTCAAATAAATCTCCAATTATCCATTTTGTCAGTCTTTCAATTATTCCAGAATACTTTTACATGTGGCTGTGCTCAAAACATACTATACGTTAATGTAGTTATTTATCATTATAAAGAAACAGATTACATGTTTCTCAcaattgaattaattaatttcgACAGATCTTCCATATTGACTAATCAGTTTGACAAAAAGTTACCTTATTCAACCACTTAGCACTGTGTCTACGCATAGTTATGCCTGTGTGTACATTCTAATTGACAAGAAAACATGCTTGATGAACGAGCCCCCAGACCTATACAAAATTACAGTGAATAGCCCAAAGGGGGCACTATAACAAATCTATTTTGTTAATAGAAAACGTATTTGGTCAGAGGGACATTTGTATGGAATGAGGTTTATTGTTATCCACTTTTCACCGTAACATGCTTAGTCATAGTGTCAGTAATTACATTGTTAGATATCTGTGATGAAAAGATAATTTTCTTTCGTCAGATATGATTTCTACTGTGCGGGAGATTCTGAGTCATGGCATTTCCATCAACCTTTACATGTTCCACGGAGGGACTAACTTTGGCTTCATGAGTGGAGCACTGGCCAACCCCGTCTACAAGGCACTAATCACAAGCTACGGTTGGTCCTGCTATTTCTCCTCTTTCAGATATAGCCTGTTACAgagggtggacaaaataacggaaacaccacatggaaaaggacCTGCAGCTGCAGAGGTCGCGTTAGGTTCATTGACATTTAGCAGTACTTACGTGTCAGCTATAAGCATTCAGACAATCAACACTTTGAAATTTGAGTTTTCAAAGAAACATGAGGTAACTAACAATGTTCCAAAGAAACCAAATAGTCGGTGTCTGAGTTGTAGGTGCATTGGTAACAGAAATTATTAAATGTGTCAATGTGAACTGTCTGAAAAATGACAGCATATGTCAAACATGGACAAATTGCATCTGCAAAAGGAAACAGTGGTGGTAAGTCCGATTGGGATGGACAGATACTTAACAGAATAGTTGATCAATGCGCCAAAACTGTAAGTTGTGGgtttcacaaagctggaatttatGGCAGGGCTACAATTCGCCAACGCACAAATGTACAATATTTGATGTAAGGAGTACAAAAGTTGGACCCATTAGCAATGTAAAAGTAATATGCTCTGATGAGCCATCTTTTACCCTATTTACTACATCCGGACGGGTTTAAGTTTGAATAAAGCCAAAGGATAACTTCAGCCCACAGTGTCTGCTGCCAACTGTTAAACATGATGGGGGATCCGTCATGGTATGGGCAGCCAGTGATTGAGTGTGATGATTGTTCTACATGGTTGTATAACAGCCAAGGAAATGTGAAGGCCCAATTTCCAGGACCCGGTACACCCTATATTGCAAACACTGTACCCTCATGATGTTCCAATACTTCCAGTGTGAAGTATATTTCCACTTACTTCATCCCTAAAAGAGGCTtttcttgaagaatggtgcaaTATTCCACTACGTAGAGTTCAGGAACAGCATTTCAATTAAGGGTTGGTGCTGTTCTGAAGGCAAGAAGTGTCCTGTTTAtgtcattttattatattattggccattttcattattttgtccactccctgtattttaattatttgcagCATTACAACATGTGGCAATGTCTTTTGATTAAGAATCTCCAGTCATTGAACATCTTCCTTTGAGATTGAACAATAATTCCTCTTAAAACTTTGATTTGTATTCTGTTACACATTGCCCCCAGTAAGTGGCAGTATGGAAAAACAAGTCAAGAAATCTTCCCTAACCCACCAATAATTGCCGTCATCCAGATTATGATGCACCCCTGTCAGAATCGGGGGAATATACGCCAAAATATCACCTTCTCAGGGATCTATTCAGTCGGTACCAAAGTAAGTTCATAATTTATTGTAAGGAGAATAATTCCATAGCCCTTATTTTGTTCACTAGCCTTAGTCTTAGatggaaatattttttaaagagaaTCTCAGTTCAAAGTGTGATTATATCCAGGATTGGTTTTCCTTTACTCTGTGTCTTGGAAACTGGCCCTAGGAGTAAGTCTAGATTTAGTTTGACCTCTTGTATGATTCctttggccatgtgttttggagGTGAGGCGCTTCCTGACATGCCAGCTCTTCGTTGGAAGGAAACGTACGAGCCAGCCATCATGTACCAGCACCTCTCCCTGTGGGACGTCTTAAGCTTCACTGAGgaggtgtgtatgtttgtatgcatCTGAATGGGTCAGATCTACAACAAACTTAGACTTAACACATGTTTTGGTGTGTGAATCTTTAGCCATTTAAATCTCCAATCCCAGTCAACATGGAAAATCTCCCTGTGAACAATGGGAATGGCCAGTCCTCTGGATATACCCTCTATGAAACCACCATAACCAACGGAGGTTCCCTCAAGTCTGGAGACAATGTACGGGACAGAGCCCTGGTGGGTCATCACCTCCTTAATTGTTCTTTTATGCCTGAATTAATCAATCAACTGTAATTTATAAAGCTCTCTTTTctgtcaaaatgtgtttataaagctACCCAGCATAAAACTGCAAAAGGCAGAAAAAAGTACAGAGGCTAGGAAAAACTGCAGAGGTGAGGAAACCTACAGAGGACCAGTGATCTGGGAGTTGACCACTACTCTTCTGGCTGTATCAGAGGAAGATATCAATCGTACAAATCCAAAGCATTCATCAAGATATTCCAATATAAAAATTCCGAAAAATATGAATCTATGTAAAACTTACGTCAAAAATATAAATCGGCAACACGACCAGTTGGAatgtggacagggacagctaggaGTCATCAAACAGGTAGTGCTCAGGCATGTTGCTATGGCTCAAGTTCTACTAAGATCCAGCAAGACACAAGAGAAAATACAGAGCATAGATAAGACCAGATAAGATACCAAATAATACAGGATGAATTACACCAGACTGGACCAACCCATCAAAGGGACAGAGTATTGCAGGGCAGATACTGGGGACTGAGTTGGGGTGGGGTTGAGTGAGTGAAGACCTTGATGTAAAGTGCAATAACCTGTTGTGAATTGAATCCATCTGTAGTTCAACAGTCtgataaataatacatttatataacaTCTTTTATGACCAAGTtaaagctaatttaagatgaATATATTgctgatgatgtgatgtggaaaTGGTATTACACTTATGACAGGCAAATTAGAAAAATACAGTTgcaattgaaatattttgaaggaatttatttgacagttttgttgtttatttccaGGTGTTTGTTGACAGACACTACATTGGAATTTTCAAGCATCGGAGTCTGGAACTTATGGTACCTGAAGGAAAGGTACTGCAAGACAAACATAGCAAGTGgaacctacagtggatataaaaagtatacacacccctgttaaaatgccaggtttttgtgaggtaaaagaatgagacaaagagaaataatgtcagaactttttccacttttaatgtgacctattatgtgaacaattcaattcaaaacaaattgcaggaatttctggaaagtactagctacatgtgacaacaatctcccgtattcttcatatgaatgggctatggggtagggtggcaagacggaagccttttcttacaaagaaaaacatccaagcctggctgaaatttgcaaaaacaaaacatcaagtctcccagaagcacgtgggaaaatgtgttatggtctgatgaaaccaaggttgaactttttgtccataattccaaaaggtatgtttggcgcaaaaataacactgcatatcacccaaagaacaccatacccacagcgaagcatggtggtggcagcatcatgctttggggctgtttttcttcagctggaaccggggccttagtcagggtggagggaattatgaacagttccaaataccaggcaattttggcacaaaaccttcaggtcgTCCactagaaagctgaagatgaagaggatgttctttcagcatgacaacgacccaaagcacacatccaaatccacaaaagtatggattcaccagaagaagattaacgttttggaatggcccagccagagcctagaGCTttatccaattgaacatctgtggggtgatctgaagagggctgtgcacaggagatgtcctcacaagcTGACAGAtctggagcgcttttgcaaaaaaagggtgggcaaatattgccacgtatagatgtgccatgctaatagacttctacccaaaaagtattagtttaagggtgtgcacacttatgcaatcaggttattgtgagttttttattttttatttttctgtttgtttttcaataaaattgttcacgttattggtcgcattaaaggtggaaaaagttctgacatgatttatctttgtctcattcttttacatcacaagaacctggcattttaacaaaggtgtgtagactttttatgtccactgtaaaTGAAGAGACCTAAAATATAGCTTTCATAatcatataaaacaaaaagtatGGAACCAAATAATTGTTTCATATTCAAATAGGGCAAACAGACATTGAGCTTACTAGTTGAAAACTGTGGACGAGTTCACTATGGGAAAGATCTAGATAAACAGCGCAAAGGTGAATACACATTTTGACTATCCTCTCTTTACACTATCAAAATCATATCATCCTTATATTGTAATAGCAGCTGTTAACAATGCACTTATTTTCAGGTTTGATGCCTTTTTGTTGTTGGTGATGTATTATTATAGGTCTCGTAGGGGACATTCTGTTGAACAACGCCCCGTTGAGGGACTTCACAATATACAGTCTAGATATGAAAACCAGCTTCATTGATAGGtttgtatattttcattttcaacttgtAATACATGTCACAAGTATTGTTAagtacaaccttgtttccaaaaagttgggacactgcataaaatgtaaataaaaacagaatgtaatgatgtgtgtcatgtcctggctatgcccctagccatctctgtgcAGGGCTGgagccata
This genomic window from Esox lucius isolate fEsoLuc1 chromosome 7, fEsoLuc1.pri, whole genome shotgun sequence contains:
- the LOC105006376 gene encoding beta-galactosidase-1-like protein 2 isoform X1, with translation MRDHGNQGKYPCLLVLCFPGNMTQQFHEHWLLRDRSMRLRTTHLGFTEAVNQFFDKLIPKVVPLQYKKGGPIIAIQLENEYGSFAMDSTYMPFIKEALQSRGINELLLTSDNQKGLLKGGGVSGALRTLNLQKLNLGDIKDLNAIQPKSPMMVMEYWTGWFDAWGDLHHVLSPEDMISTVREILSHGISINLYMFHGGTNFGFMSGALANPVYKALITSYDYDAPLSESGEYTPKYHLLRDLFSRYQSEALPDMPALRWKETYEPAIMYQHLSLWDVLSFTEEPFKSPIPVNMENLPVNNGNGQSSGYTLYETTITNGGSLKSGDNVRDRALVFVDRHYIGIFKHRSLELMVPEGKGKQTLSLLVENCGRVHYGKDLDKQRKGLVGDILLNNAPLRDFTIYSLDMKTSFIDSLNQAPWKSLPHSPSFPGFFLGRMFTYGYPSDTFIKLPGWGKGVVFINGLNLGRYWSIGPQQTLYLPGPFLNSGVNQVIVFEEQEADYKITFEEAPDLGMAVDIQ